A window of Magnolia sinica isolate HGM2019 chromosome 13, MsV1, whole genome shotgun sequence genomic DNA:
ACCAATTTGTCTTGTTATTTGTTGGATTGTGGAGCATAATTTTGTAGCTGACATGCTTTATGCCTCAACTATGACGCAACCAGAACTGAAATGGATTGACTGCTAAGCTGAACACATACCTTTCAGATATTGAGGCCTTCAAAGATATTCTACAAACTTATAAATAGGTCCAAACAATGAGCAACACTTGCTAAAGAGAAATAAATCAACTAATGCTATAAAATAGAGCTACGCATGCTATAAAATCTCAAAATAACTTGGTCAATAAGCCGTGTTTTTGTTCACCTATGGCTGTATATTTATAGCTTTTACGTAAATTTATACTTAATATTGGCTCTCACAAGCATTTTCCTAAGCTATCTCTAAAGAAAGAACTGGAAAATTGCTAACATGAAGCCCATATCAATCATAACTCTGTGTTCCATGTGTATGAACTCCAATATAGAACCAGATGACTATTTTACTCTATATGGTTGGTACAAAAACCCTCTCTAAGCCTTATGGTTTTTATAAAACTCCGCATTCAATTTGAACTTCCGTGCCGGTGATATGAACTTTTGTATGGGAGCATTTTTCCCTAAAATCTCCAAAATAGATCAGCTGTAGGGGCCTCACTTATGATCGTATGGCTGTGTGCGCTGCACGATTGTTATACAGGCCACAAACTTGCATTTGACGATATATGGGAGCTGAAGTCTGCACCCAATTGGACAAGTGGACCCAACAATCCCATTGGTCCCTTATTTTTGAACATTTGATCGGATTTGTGACCTCCAGTTTAACATGATGCTTTCTTGGCCTTGATCTTCAATCAACTAAACTTCTTTGTGGCCTCTCATCAGATTTAGTCTTTAAGTCCTTTGTTTAGTTCACTTAATATTTAATTAGTTGTTATAGTTAGTTAGTGACTTATTGAATAAGTCTCCCTTTAGTATTTTCGTCAATTATTTGCAGGCCATTTTTCGGGTACCAAATGGTGTCCGGATGACACAAACTTATTATGTGGAAAGACCATTAGCATTGAGTTAGCTTTCAAATGGCCCTAAGATCATGCGATTCTAATATGGATTGAGTGAGCGATCAATTACAGAAGGGTTGTATGGTTGTAACAAGATTAAGGGATATTTTAGTCAATTTTAATCTTTTATTAAAATGGATTGTTTGGGTTAGAGttaatgaatggttaggattatattattgattttttttttttttttgggaaaagcATATGTACATGGAAAGACTCTTTTATATTTCACCCCATGATCTAGAAGAGTTGTACTTCTGGCAAAGGAGCATCATACACCATAAAAAAGTGATACAATATCCATAAAGCAAGCAATAAGGAATTACACAAATGACTGGCCTATATACTCCTTAGCCAAATCGTATGCCTTCTCATTAGCCTTGGAGGGATACAAGAAGAAGAGACCCTAAAGAAGAAGATCTGTTTAAAAGAGAGTGAACCTCCATGCTGTGGTTCCACACAATCTCCAAAGGCGCATGAGATGGCATTCCTAGAATCACCCTCCGAATGATGGGCACTGGTGGAAAGactggttgtgggtgattgcgtgtatccgcagggattagtctcacttcaaaaaagaggtggggacaccccgtgtcttcaaaaaaaataaaaaataaaatttcaacccGGCTATCAAAATGGCCTTAATTTCCATTTCATTGGAAGCCCCTTATCCAACTGGGCCATAAAAGGCCTGCTTGATTCAACAGACATTCCATTGCTTGACTGGCATGTCTCATTGTTTCCACCAGCGGGAGCTGGGGACCAACTGATTTGGTGGTCTGTTGGGGCAACTTTCCCCATCGCCTTCACTGACATTTGCATTATCTCATATTTTGGCATTTTCTGGTCTCATTTGTATTTTATTGGTATTTTCTAGGTGGAGGGATTTTTGAGGTCCATGCAGAAGCAGATCCAATCTGCTGGGAAACGTGGGTTTTTCTCTAAAAGATCTGTGGGACCTCAAGTTAGAGAAAAATTCACTTTGGAGGATATGCTATGTTTCCAAAAGGTAACTTTGTCCATTTACAATGGTTATTTCAAGAAGAAAATTTGGTAAATGAGTTTTGCACTGTCATAAGGCATTAAGATGTTTAAGGAGAAAACTCTTTTAACGTTCTCAAGTTTCTTATGATCATGCTTCATGACTGCTCTTGTTTTTAATGCCATACTTATGTGCACGCTTTGCTGAATATTTGACAGGATCCGATTCCAACTTCGTTGCTTAAAATTAACAGTGACTTGGTAAGCCGTTCGATAaaattcttccagatcattttgaaGTACATGGGAGTTGATTCATCAGATAGAACAACTCCTTTGAGCTTAGAAGAGAGGATTGAGCTTGTTGGAAAACTTTATAAGCAAACTTTGAAGCATTCTGAACTTCGAGATGAGCTTTTTGCACAGATTTCAAAGCAAACACGCAATAATCCTGACAGGTACCCACATTCAGTTGGGGTTTTCAACAAATGTTAATTGACACTCCACTTCTTGTGCGTACTTCCTTGGCCTTTATTTCTTGATGAGAGTTTCCATGTTTGCTGCTTATTTCTGCAGGCAAAGCTTGATAAGAGCGTGGGAGCTAATGTATTTGTCTGCTTCTTCCATGCCTCCTAGCAAGGATATGGCCGGGTATTTGTCAGAATATGTTCACTATGTAGCTCATGGGGCCAATACTGATCCAGATGTACAAGTCCTTGCATTGAATACATGGGATGCTTTGAAGCGTTCCGTGAAGGCTGGACCTAGGTACACAATTCCTGGGCGTGAGGAAATTGAAGCTCTTTTGACTGGAAGAAAGCTCACAACCATAGTGTTTTTCTTGGATGAGACTTTTGAGGAAATTACATATGACATGTCAACAACTGTCGCAGATGCTGTCGAGGTATTTTCGAATGGCATTTCTCCCTTTTTCTTATTCTCTTGGTTCATGTTTCATTGGATAAATCCTCTACTAACCTTGTGTGTATTGCATGGTTATTCTCATTTATACATGTTAAATTGTATGGCCCTTTTCATATGTTGTCTGGATGGTTGCCTCTCATTCTTGTTGTCATGCATCAGACCAAGGTTTAAAATCTTGGTTTGTCTGGAGGGTGGTTTTGGGCAAGgcaaaaggaaagaaagggaaaaaggaaaGGATATTGGAAATGACAAAATGGGAAAGAATGGGGAAGTTCATAAAAAATTCAACAGCGGCTATTCAagattttttaatgattttttctctcaatttttattttcaatctttGATGTTTCTTTCTCAAATGACTTGTCTCTCCCTTTGATGATTTCAAGAATTatggaggaaaaaaaagaagaaaaagttagaAAAGAAATAATTAAGGATTTGAAGAATATTTTACCTCAATCAGTTTGCACATCGTTGAACAATGAATAGAAGAATTCTGATCCACTGCAATCAGGTAGATAtttgtattgttatgtggatagtttttcttttcaaataaaatttatgtCGCCATTCGAATAGAAAAAAGAAGGATAGTTTCGCATGTATGAGTTCAAGTAATGCTGTCTCGCCCCCCCTACTGGAATTTTATCTGCCCTGTTGTTAAAATTTTATTCTTCGCCATTTCAATGTCAAATGGACAAAGCTTATTTGCATGATCTTttacttcctttttttctttctttctttctttctttcttttttttttttttttggttttttttttttttgtttttgtttttttttttttggcgtctATACTCTTTGATTGAAAACTTGTTTGCTTCAGGAACTTGCAGGGATCATTAAACTTTCTGCATACTCTAGTTTCAATTTATTTGAATGCCGGAAAGTTGTCACTGGTTCTAAATCCCCAGATCCTGGCAATGGTAATCATTTTAACACTCTCGAGTCTATTGGTTCTGCTAAAAATCATATGTAGGACAAGGAATTCAAGCTACTCTTTGCAAGATGACTATTTACAAAGTAGTCACTTATCAGCTCTTAACTATGTTTTTTCATGCCCCACAGAGGAATATATTGGGTTAGATGATAATAAATATATTGGGGATTTGCTGGCGGAATTTAAGGCAGCTAAAGATCGCAGCAAAGGAGAAATTTTGCATTGCAAACTTTCATTCAAAAAACGGCTGTTTCGGGAGTCAGATGAATCTATAACAGACCCAATGTTTATACAATTATCCTATGTTCAGGTATGTAATCCAAGGTTAATGTAGTGACGAGTTGGTAGAAGCTTCAGAGTTTTTGACTTGGTAGCTTCTGTTGGTAATTGTTGCTGTTTCTGTGGCAGTTGCAACATGATTACATCTGGGGGAATTATCCGGTTGGAAGGGATGATGCTGCACAACTGTCTGCATTGCAAATTTTGGCTGAGATTGGATTCATTGGGAGTCCTGAATCATGCACGTTAGTGATTTTGTAAACACTGATAGAACAGATGTATTTTTGAGAATGGGAAGGCTACTCATGGACACATGCGCCAATGTGGTTCAAGTATGCAAGATCTTGGTTGTTCATCAGGGAGGTCACCCCACATATATGCAGGCCATGCTTGTAAGTTGGTGGTGACCAATAAATTTTCGACCAATCATTTTCTTTGTATGCATCACATGATGAGCAAACTGGCCTAATTCTTGTGCTGGGCGCATAAACATTGGGCCTGATGAATGACCCAGTTGTCACGTGTGCTGTGTGCCTCTAATCCCATGCGGCAGCCTTGGCGGGGACTCTACATTCTTACCTTGTTAGTCTCTTCTTTCTCAAGCGTCTCTAATGGTGGGTTGATTTTGCAGTGACTGGACATCACTCCTTGAACGATTCTTACCTAGACAAATTGCTATTACACGGGCAAAGCGTGATTGGGAGCTAGACATTCTTTCTCGTTACCGTGTGATGGTATGCTTTCGACAACAAAATCTCATGGGTTTGCATAATTCTCGAAACTCTTAACCTTTTCTGTTCAGTTATTTTCAGCATCTACTCTGTTTAGTGAACATGGGTTGGAGTCTCATGAATGCATATGCTTGATCATTAAAAGAAAATCATATTTGAATTCCCTTTTGCAATATATTCCAGAATGCTATGTACCTTGGTCCCATTTTATTGATGGACTTTCTTATTATAAATTGAATGCATGGTTTCTTGGCCCGCTCCTAATTGATCCTAATTTACCTACCAGAGAGGTAAAGTAGCATTTATGTTTTTGAGCTAGGATGAGGGGCTTTTGTCGATCTCGAGTTTGCTTTTGTTTACTTCTATCTACTTTTGCTTTTTGGCTGGTTCCGAGGTTGGTCTCTGAGATTATTCTTTGGTTTTTTGTCTGCTAATGCATGCATTATCAGTTACCATTCTTGCTCTAGTACTTTGTCGAAACATTGCCAAAAAATATCAATAGAAACACAATGGTGAAATGCTCCTTCTGGATCCTTTTGTGATGCCCTCTTCTAATAAGTTTTGTTTCCAATACAGGAACATCTGTCGAAAGATGATGCAAGGCAGCAGTTTCTTCGAATCTTGAGAACTCTTCCTTATGGAAACGCGGTTTTCTTTAGCGTTCGGAAGATAGATGATCCCATAGGGCTCCTGCCTGgtcggatcattttaggcatcaATAAGCGTGGGGTGTGTTGAAATTCCTCTGATGTTTTCAGTATATCTTAGATATTTATGattaaatctttaaaaaattagATATTATTTGTTGACCTGGTCATTAATGATGAACTCGATTACTCGATTGTTCTAGGTTCATTTTTTCCGCCCAGTTCCAAAAGAATACTTACATTCTGCTGAGCTAAGAGACATCATGCAATTTGGTAGCAGTAATACTGCTGTCTTTTTTAAGATGAGAGTTGCAGGTGGCCTTCACATATTCCAGTTTGAAACTAAGCAGGTCCTAACTCTGAAATGTCTCCTTTTATGTTTGTATTGCAATTGTTGAAATCTTCTTGCTATTATTTTTGGACTCAATGGGCTTTTCAGTTGGTGCAAATTTCTTGAATGATTGGTCCCATGATGCCTGCTaaactatgaaaattttcattatattgCAGGGGGAGGAAATTTGTGTTGCTCTTCAAACACATATCAATGATGTAATGCTGCGCAGATACTCAAAGGCGCGCTCTGCTGCTACTGGCTCTACGCAGGGAGATTTTTCTCAGATTAAGTCTCCGAGTCTGGATGTCTATGAAAAGCGTGTGAAGGAGTTGTCTAAAGCTGTTGAAGAATCTCAAAAGAATGCAGATACGGTATGCTATATGTATTGCTTATCATGAAGATGTTACAGAAGCAAGTTAATACCTTACTCTTTTCGTAAATTGAGTAAACACGTGATCATCCTTAGGAACTCAATTCTAatgtcacatgattttaaattattGCAAAATAAAAATGCATTATGCAGAAGTTCCAAATTGAATTTTCATCATTCCAATATCACATGATTTTTAATTACATTAACAAATTGTTTGGCAGCATTGTTTGTGGTTGGATTTTGGaactttggatttgaaatccaaagCTAGGCTATGAAAACATGTTTGACACCTTGGATTTTGAATCCTGATAGGATTCAAAATCCTCGAAAGTCCCCAATTTAAAATCCTCTTGAAAAGCTGGCATGCAAAATCCGTGGATTGAAAATACACTCCGGTGGTTATTTTTCAAACAGCTGAATCCTTCTCTATTTAAGAGAGCAGTTGTACGCCCTCacctccacagcagcagcaacagctgtgcgtgtgcgtgcgtgcgtgtgcatGCAGAAGATgattctttttgtttatttaatATACTAAGGTTGCATATAACACTTGGCACGCAGGTGGTCAGaaactgtacatgtggcatacgtTAGTTGAAGATAAACCTACAAAATTACAGCATCCACCATTGCTAATTCAGAAAGTCTCAAGATCAtaatggttgaacaatcctaacctctaatttgTGGAACTTGATTGTGGAAACAGGACCTTTCGGATATTTTTCATCTTATTGTAAGTAGGCAGTTTCTAAGTAATTTTCTAattgcatgtgtatcatccatcacaaacCAGAGTGTCAAAGTTGTTCTAATAAGTAACACTCTGCACTGTTCCCTCTGGTGTGGCACACCTGTGTTTAGATTAGCCTGATTAATGGGCTCACCATTCATCATGGACAAATGCATCTTTTGAATGGATTTGATTACCTATACAAGAACAATGTGGGCCTCAAAGTTAATTTTGATTGTTTTTAATGTGGGCGTCCTGTCTCAAGTGTTCCCTcaggtgtgtggtccacctgactttCGGACTGTCCTCATTTTTGGGTTGCCCATTCATCATGAACAAATGCATCTTTGGAATTGATTGGATGGCCTATACCGAACAAGGTGGGCACCACAATTTCTGTGGgctgtttttaatggtaggcgtccaaACTGTtacctctggtgtggcccacctgagttttggattggcctgatttttggcagCCAAGGAGAACATGGGAGGGCATATATGGTAGACGTGTTCAATGTCATTTTCAGTTGGTTCTTCTATACTTTTGTAGAATAAACTTATTTTACAATCAAGCGCAAAAAGTTATTCACCGTGTAAAGGTTATTTACCTGCTATTCATCTTGCCTAATCACCCATTCACTTGCTCATTCAATCACCCAAAAGTCAGGCCTATccaatcattatgtgggccacaccatagaaaacaaatgACAAACTACCCAAAAATTTGTGGTTTTTGCTTGAATTATGAAATCAGTGGACTATTTCGTGGGCCACCCGATGCGTGGAATTGCCCCATTTTCAGGCCAATGCTATCTTACAATGGGCTCAATATAATGATTCTCACGTGTGTATCATGCTGGAGTATTTGAGACGACTTACCTCATCAAATTTGCTATCTTGTGAATATACATATTATAATTCATGGATTACTCATTGAAATCCAGGCTGCCAAATACGGTTTCTAGATTCCACAGGATTGCAAATCCAAGCCGCCAAACACACCAACCATTGAGCAGATGTGATGACCCCTAGGACAGCATCAACACAATCAGGTTTACCCGATTCCCCGATTCCAAGCCGCTAAACACACCTGATGGAATGGAAATCTCAGGATTGAAAATCCTGGATTTGGATTCTCAAGTCAAATCCAAATCCATCTGCAAATTCCTTAGATATATAAATTGGACTAAATATGTCATGTCGAGGGGTTATTTCTTATTGCTATCATGCTGTCTTGTTCTAGGTGAATTCTCTTTTATGTTGTCATTGTCATTAGGCAATTAATTATCTatgtatccttttttttttttggttttgtttttttgtttttgtttttgtaactTGCATCATTCCTAAATACAATCCAAACTTACCTTGTATGTTTAGTTGAATATCTAAGAGGTGTAGATTTCCTAGCTCTAGTTCATTTGTCATTGGCCCCACACTAGCATTCACTTCAGCACACTGAATCCATTCACTTTTGGTAGGACCGTAGGAGACACATGTTTCAATCTTTTGGCATGGTTGAGGCAATTGACATGTAAGCCATTCTATGTTTTGTAGTTATTGGATGAATTGCGTCAGAAGCAAAAGGAAGAAGTAGAAATGCAGGAGGAATTGGAAGGGCTGAAAGATTCCTTGCAATCTGAGAAACAAAACTTGAACGAAGTCATTTGTGATCGTGATAAACTCAGAGCGCTATGTGATGAGAAAGATTCTTCTTTACAGGCAAGTTTGGTCTCTCAGCTGTTAGGCAGAGGCTTGCTGGCAAATCATCTTTCACATTGCTATTTCTTACCTTGATTAacttttattttcatatttttgtaATTCTTATTGTTGTATCAGGCTGCACTGCTGGATAAGAGTAACCTGGAAGCTACAATAGCAAACCTGAGCAATCAACTCAATTCCTTGGAAAACAATGCAAAAACGGAGAATTTACTTGGATCTAGTTGCCATGATGGAGAATCTGCACTGGTCTGGGGAAGATCACGGAACACTAGTTCTGATTCCCAGGTAATCTTGATCCCGGAGAATGGTGTGCTAACCTTTTGACTTTCTATTTTACTACATAGTTATTTGCACAATTTGTTGACTTTTGACATTAGAAGGCTATGGATGTTGATCTTGTATCTTGCCATGTTTTGTGGTTTCTGTACTAATTATGTCCTTTATGTTAAGGCATTGAAGAAGCTCCAAGAGGACTTGAAGGCTCGTACGGAGGAGCTGTATGCAGTAGAAGAAACTGTTAAGAAACTGACTAATGAAAAGTTATTATTAGAACAAAAAGTTTTTAGGCTTGAGAAGAAGAAAATCGAAGAGGTATTAGATAATTTTGACATGCCTTTGTTTTATTTGTTAACGTCCACAACAATCACACTCTTCATTTGGTTGATCAAAGTTGTGAGGTGATTTATTTGAAATTGAATAGAATATCAAGTCTACTTATCGAATCTTCTGGGTTTATTTATCAGCAAATTTGGCTTAAGCTGCTGTAATAAAACCTATATCGGCATTTGAGGGAAGGTGTTTGCTCATACCTGTTTTGACATTAAAATGCAGGTTGAAATTCTTGAAAGAAAATTTGAACAAGAACGTAAAACATCTAAGCTGCGAATTTTGGAATTGGAAAAGAAACTGGAAGGGATTACGCAAGACTTGGCTGTTGCTGAGTCAACTCTTACAATGAGGAACACGGAGTTGGATACATTGCAAAATAGCTTAAGGGAATTAGAAGAATTACGAGAAATGAAAGAGGTTTCTTTCATTATTTAAACTTAGTCTATTCTATTGTGAACTGTTTGAATGCTTGTTTTTTTAACTTTTCGATATTGTTTTGCAAATCTTTTTCTCTTCATTCGCATAAAGAAAgctttaagtttttttttattttaagctAAGAAATTACATACTTGATATCAGGATATTGATAGAAAGAATGAACAAACTGCTGCAATTTTGAAGAAGCAAGGTGCACAATTGGTCGAACTAGAAGCACTCTACAAGGAAGAACAAGTCTTGAGGAAGCGATATTTCAATACCATAGAAGGTTGACATATATAGTGTTAATTTCttgatatatcaataaaattctACATCCTTTCTTCATTGGCATGCCATTTCCTATCAATTTCATTAGAAGTtggttgtctttttttttttttcttttctttttctttccttcaaaTCTATGTGATTTAGTTGTTCTTTTGTTGTCACTTTATACAGATATGAAGGGCAAGATCAGAGTATATTGTCGTTTGCGGCCTCTTAGTGAAAAGGAGATTGGTGAGAAAGAGAGGATGGTTCTTACAAATCTTGATGAGTTCACCGTTGAACATACTTGGAAGGATGATAAGCTGAAGCAACACCTTTATGATCGTGTTTTTGACAGTACTGCTTCTCAAGATGATGTTTTTGCAGATACAAAGGTAAATTGAGTGCAACCATTCATTGGAAGTGATGAATAATTTTCTGAAAATCTTTTACTGTTTATCATTCCATCATTCATTGACACTAATTTGATATTTTATCTGTTCATacaaattatatttatttattcttttagcTGATTCTTGAGTGGCTCGGCTAGTGGGAGGACTTTCTTTTATTCTCGAGGAGACTTCTTTTCCTCCATCATTCCCTTATTTCTTGCTTAGCTAGCTGGCTAGCTAGTCCAATCCCCTCTTCTCTTGTAATATTCATCCAACTGAATATCAGCATCGGCATGCTCTTCACGGGGGATCATCCTATCCATGCACTCAAACAACCCCCTTTTTATCTCAGGGTGTGTAGAGAACTTATTTGAGTACCGTATTTGAGGATtatgattttttaaataaaaagtcAATAGCCAGAAAGCAAGCAATAGACAATTACAAAGCATACCGAGACGTAATTGAGAGAGGACACTCACTGAGAGCCTtaatatttgaggcccaatcCATTTACATCCAATTTAGTCCTATTACAAAACTCCTAAGCTAGCCCACTTCAATTGTGAAAACATCGACCATTCCTCTCACCACAAGGCCCAGATGCCTGCTGATAATGAGAGCTTCCAAAGCATCATCCCTTTCTTCCCAACCCCACCTTGCCAAGAAGAAAATAGACTCAATAGATCCCAACATCACCCACTGCACATCAAAGGTCACCAATAACCTCTCCCACGTCTCACCATCAAAGGGGCAATATAAAAAAAGATGATTGGCAGACTAAGCATCTTGCatgcatggcatataaacattagtaatgacttatgtgatttagggcccacgggggaggtctcgtgttcgagactcctcatcaaaggtaattaatgcgcatttcacaccgtgctcgagtggggtagcccatgagatgtgaggACACACTCGGGATGGGGGGCCcacgtgatttggggcccacgaaaggAGTTCGGCCGATGTCCTaaactcatgagatgtggggcctggattatgagataaagggattaatttgccatactttaacgattcgagcttttagagcaagtggttaattgtctgcatcaaattggtatcgaGCCAAAAAATAAGTTTTTGATCATCATGAGCCgcaataatgcaggggcattttcacactgggctcgagtggggtcgcctgtggatgtaggggcacactcgaggtgagtgagccatgtgatttggggcccacgagggaggtctcgtgttcgagactcctcaccaggggtgattaatgcgcgtttcacaccgggctcgagtggggtagcccgtgggatgcgggaacacactcggggtgggcggcctttgtgatttgaggcccacgaaggaggttcggccgaggtcctaacccatgcgatgtgtgcttgggctatgagataaagtgattaattcaccatactctaacagttcgagcttttaaagcaaagGTTATCAATCGTTGACACACTCTTTTATTGCCCACCATGTTGCTCCAGCTCCTAAAACGATCGCACTGAGAAGAACCCTGATGCTGACTTCTTCCAACGGATGGAATGATGATGGGTGGGCGGCTTCGTAAGACCAAACTTCGCTACTCGAGCTGTGGAGGATAATAGGACCATGTTGCTCCAGCTCCATGTGAAAAGATCGCATTGAGAAGAACCCCGTTGCTAACTTTTTCCAGCAAGATGAAATCATGTGGGATAGGGGATTGGGATGTTCCTGCAAAATAGACAACAACGAGGCTAAGACTTCGATTTCGTTATCTCTCAAGTTTCTTCTAAAAGTTGGAATATTAAGTTAGTAGGGTCATTTATGTAAATATGATATTAGTGGGCTTATTTGCAAATATTGTATAAAGTGGGATATTATGATGTAATAAAGGAAAAAGAACTACATATATATTGAATAAGATAAACTTGTAcacccacacgtacgggtcatggttttggctagcaccctacactaaacaagctgtcccagccagtgttttaaatagcggtagcgtgttgcgtagcgttcaaccctccgtatCGTGTAGCGTAAGCtgcacaatacttctattttttaattttaaaaatatatatatatatgataaatattaaatagtaagaaaaaagcaaaatataaatgtcacattcttcaaaataaaaatcccaaagttAAGAGCATTAAGTACAATACAAATGTCACATTCCTCAAAATCAACATCTCAAATTCTCAATAATTAGTCTCTAGACTCTAGTGTCTAAACTCTAAAGGTCATCTATATCTAATAGGTCATCGTCGTTGTCGTCATCCATATTCACTTCGTCACCAGGTCTAGGCCTTTCATCATCAGCATCAGCATCTACATCTGCATGTacatcatccacaccatgaaCACTCGTTCCTATATCTCCTTCCTCTCTTATAGGAGTAAGAAATCTTCCCATGGGACCACctacacatttttttttaaaaaaaaaaggagaagaaaaaaaagaaaaaaagagattcATTGATCTTCTACTTTCTTTGTTAAAAATGTTCATGTAACTTAGTTTATAACTATAAACACTTACTTAAAGTAGTTGCCTTCCTTTTCTTTGAGGAAGGTGGGAGGCAAACTCCTTCAGAAATATTAGATGTTGATGGTGCATTGTTGTCAACTGGATCATCAGACTCCGGAATAGTTGTAATGATACTAATATCAAAAGCCATATTTTAATCTTCGAGCCACGATGGATCAGTTGGGAGAACAAGGCCTTTTTTCTCagcaatccattcatcatctgaTTCAATGTGGTCCACCAATATTGGATCCATTGCCGCCCTTCTcttcatgcttctttctctcagtTTCATATTATACATCACATATACTAGAGAGTTGAGTTTTTGTTGCTCTAGCCGATTTC
This region includes:
- the LOC131222300 gene encoding kinesin-like protein KIN-14I; its protein translation is MTVDTPPMAAQSVRVNRTSLSSSNGSTTPLHSSATVSNGDGYESDGSNFAPPTPTTLSMHVSPELAGAIPLLDRFQVEGFLRSMQKQIQSAGKRGFFSKRSVGPQVREKFTLEDMLCFQKDPIPTSLLKINSDLVSRSIKFFQIILKYMGVDSSDRTTPLSLEERIELVGKLYKQTLKHSELRDELFAQISKQTRNNPDRQSLIRAWELMYLSASSMPPSKDMAGYLSEYVHYVAHGANTDPDVQVLALNTWDALKRSVKAGPRYTIPGREEIEALLTGRKLTTIVFFLDETFEEITYDMSTTVADAVEELAGIIKLSAYSSFNLFECRKVVTGSKSPDPGNEEYIGLDDNKYIGDLLAEFKAAKDRSKGEILHCKLSFKKRLFRESDESITDPMFIQLSYVQLQHDYIWGNYPVGRDDAAQLSALQILAEIGFIGSPESCTDWTSLLERFLPRQIAITRAKRDWELDILSRYRVMEHLSKDDARQQFLRILRTLPYGNAVFFSVRKIDDPIGLLPGRIILGINKRGVHFFRPVPKEYLHSAELRDIMQFGSSNTAVFFKMRVAGGLHIFQFETKQGEEICVALQTHINDVMLRRYSKARSAATGSTQGDFSQIKSPSLDVYEKRVKELSKAVEESQKNADTLLDELRQKQKEEVEMQEELEGLKDSLQSEKQNLNEVICDRDKLRALCDEKDSSLQAALLDKSNLEATIANLSNQLNSLENNAKTENLLGSSCHDGESALVWGRSRNTSSDSQALKKLQEDLKARTEELYAVEETVKKLTNEKLLLEQKVFRLEKKKIEEVEILERKFEQERKTSKLRILELEKKLEGITQDLAVAESTLTMRNTELDTLQNSLRELEELREMKEDIDRKNEQTAAILKKQGAQLVELEALYKEEQVLRKRYFNTIEDMKGKIRVYCRLRPLSEKEIGEKERMVLTNLDEFTVEHTWKDDKLKQHLYDRVFDSTASQDDVFADTKYLVQSAVDGYNVCIFAYGQTGSGKTFTIYGSESNPGLTPRATAELFKILKRDSNKFSFSLKAYMVELYQDTLVDLLLPKNAKHLKLEIKKDQKGMVTVENATVVPISSYEDLRLIILRGSERRHTSGTQMNEESSRSHLILSIVIESTNLQTQSLARGKLSFVDLAGSERVKKSGSAGHQLKEAQSINKSLSALGDVISALSSDGQHIPYRNHKLTMLMSDSLGGNAKTLMFVNVSPAESNLDETHNSLMYASRVRSIVNDPSKNISSKEVARLKKLVAYYKEQAGKKGEDEDLEEIREERPPKERTDARHSM